In Coriobacteriaceae bacterium, a single window of DNA contains:
- a CDS encoding WYL domain-containing protein: MPEPGFDKTAQRILNLFFVLNSSPEPLTTEQIVLDSDLGYGSGNIDSDKRKFRRDREKLLERGITIKEVRAAGAQETEESAWTIDREHTFAAGGLITADDADILLDAIDQTLATGSAAFATPLADIRSKIAYLTGASTAEEPPARRLPAVDAVWSAFAERCALRFLYQNGHGEQKERTVCVYGMFEHEGVAYFCGLDNATDEIRTFRCDRIVRAWRPSKAYSIPADFNLNDRLFFEFDFADCKPVMATFSFAPQAQADMVSGLTRGRGELTHTEEGWTWTVGVRDLNAAASFCMEHAMDGMRPVAPDALKLAWNHLIERTVHEHARA, from the coding sequence GTGCCGGAACCCGGTTTCGACAAGACCGCCCAGCGCATCCTCAATCTGTTCTTTGTCCTCAACAGCTCTCCCGAGCCATTGACCACAGAGCAAATTGTCCTGGATTCCGATCTTGGCTATGGGTCGGGCAATATCGACTCGGACAAGCGCAAGTTTCGCCGCGATCGCGAAAAACTCCTCGAACGCGGAATCACGATCAAGGAAGTTCGCGCAGCAGGCGCCCAAGAAACCGAAGAAAGCGCGTGGACCATCGATCGCGAGCACACGTTTGCGGCCGGTGGCCTCATCACCGCAGACGACGCGGACATCTTGCTCGACGCTATCGACCAGACCCTTGCGACCGGTTCGGCCGCGTTTGCCACGCCGCTTGCAGACATACGCTCCAAGATCGCCTACCTCACCGGCGCATCGACCGCAGAAGAGCCTCCCGCCCGTCGCTTACCCGCCGTCGATGCGGTGTGGAGCGCTTTCGCCGAACGCTGCGCACTGCGCTTTTTGTATCAAAACGGGCACGGGGAGCAAAAAGAGCGCACCGTCTGCGTATACGGCATGTTTGAGCACGAGGGTGTGGCGTATTTTTGCGGACTCGACAACGCCACCGATGAAATCAGGACGTTTCGCTGCGACCGTATCGTTCGCGCATGGCGCCCCTCGAAGGCCTACTCCATCCCCGCCGACTTTAACCTGAACGATCGCCTGTTCTTCGAGTTTGATTTTGCCGATTGCAAGCCCGTTATGGCGACCTTTTCGTTTGCCCCACAAGCCCAGGCCGACATGGTCAGCGGCCTAACGCGCGGTCGCGGGGAGCTCACGCACACCGAAGAGGGTTGGACCTGGACCGTCGGCGTGCGCGACCTTAATGCCGCTGCCTCGTTTTGTATGGAGCACGCCATGGACGGCATGAGACCCGTTGCCCCCGATGCACTTAAACTGGCGTGGAACCACCTCATCGAAAGGACGGTGCACGAGCATGCCCGTGCGTAA
- a CDS encoding WYL domain-containing protein, with amino-acid sequence MPVRKLTSEQRLSRAIDIMEALYAAGETGMTRGDICSRFDITGAALDEIIDIVSTLADRESGARIICERHGECIILTGDAGRVLPLRLSAAEGAVLNHELESMGIDSRAAERIRHALLPEKLGYNQRVVDTVARGSHWQQLNCAIQDGVRCRIIYRSMDDTRPRERLIDPLRIATHGDQTYLIAWDVEVDEQRSYRMDKIEGLTLTDDSVERHAPASLSLHESLSQAEQSAKLLMPLDMAERLDWAGIMSIEPNGADMATVTVRYGSEHWLFCQVIAAGGAIRILDDPAQALRLCDMAKSLTCPL; translated from the coding sequence ATGCCCGTGCGTAAACTCACCAGCGAGCAAAGGCTCTCGCGTGCGATTGACATCATGGAGGCCCTCTACGCTGCCGGTGAGACCGGTATGACACGAGGGGATATCTGCAGCCGTTTTGATATCACGGGTGCGGCGCTCGACGAAATTATCGATATCGTCTCGACCCTCGCTGACCGTGAGTCGGGCGCACGCATCATCTGCGAGCGCCACGGCGAGTGCATCATCCTGACAGGCGATGCGGGGCGTGTGCTGCCCTTGCGCCTAAGTGCCGCCGAAGGTGCCGTGCTCAACCACGAACTCGAATCGATGGGAATCGACTCTCGGGCAGCAGAGCGTATCCGACACGCCCTCCTACCCGAGAAACTCGGCTACAACCAGCGCGTCGTCGATACCGTTGCCCGAGGATCGCACTGGCAACAGCTGAACTGCGCGATTCAAGACGGCGTTCGATGCCGCATCATCTACCGTTCGATGGACGACACACGGCCGCGTGAGCGTCTCATCGACCCCCTGCGCATCGCGACGCATGGCGACCAAACCTATCTGATTGCCTGGGATGTCGAAGTCGACGAGCAGCGCTCCTACCGCATGGACAAAATCGAAGGCCTTACCCTTACCGACGATTCCGTGGAGCGCCACGCGCCCGCGTCCTTGTCCCTCCACGAATCCCTTTCCCAAGCGGAGCAGAGCGCAAAACTCCTCATGCCGCTCGACATGGCAGAGCGCCTAGACTGGGCCGGCATCATGTCGATTGAGCCAAACGGGGCAGACATGGCGACGGTGACCGTGCGTTATGGGTCAGAGCATTGGCTGTTCTGCCAGGTAATCGCAGCGGGCGGAGCCATCCGCATACTGGATGACCCCGCCCAGGCATTGCGTCTATGCGATATGGCGAAGAGCCTGACCTGCCCGCTTTAA